From [Clostridium] symbiosum, a single genomic window includes:
- a CDS encoding fucose isomerase codes for MSFQVAYIPIGVGTFHLESAQIEFDKSIKLLSSLTEDGVYPDKMLLTLDDLNQFLDTIHPDLIVLQNITFANAAYASEVLKRFTCPVLLWTLREPVIDGGRLRLNSLTGAYSAANAIRAFREGEFEYVFGSPEEDEVAAEIGAAIRAADVRCKLRNLKMAAIGHTPQGFGFGRALDAELLHTFGVTLEAIEARELIEKAKSFTDEECGEYLKEAKQWMVGMEDTPEKNVKDFARLYKAYKDYVEENGIGALSSRCWPDFFTSFGTPVCSVLSLLNAAGISASCESDVYGALSMFIGSQLTGKAAFFGDPVSMDEKEGTITYWHCGMAACSLARKDTGAQVGVHPNRKIGPTMDFGCEACEHVTVFRVGRKTDGTFRFFISQGEALDKPKQFCGTSVVVKTEKAAKDVVYDSVKEGWEPHFVVIYGDVASELEKLAHMTGAEICRY; via the coding sequence ATGAGTTTTCAAGTTGCCTATATACCGATCGGCGTCGGCACGTTCCATCTGGAAAGTGCGCAGATCGAATTTGATAAATCCATAAAACTGCTGTCCTCCCTGACGGAGGACGGCGTATATCCTGACAAAATGCTTTTGACACTGGACGATTTAAATCAATTTCTGGATACTATCCACCCGGATTTAATTGTTCTTCAGAATATCACTTTTGCCAATGCGGCCTACGCAAGCGAAGTGTTAAAACGCTTTACCTGCCCGGTGCTTCTCTGGACGCTGAGGGAGCCGGTGATCGACGGCGGCAGGCTCCGCCTGAATTCCCTGACCGGGGCATATTCCGCGGCCAACGCCATCCGCGCATTCCGGGAGGGAGAATTTGAATATGTTTTCGGCTCCCCGGAGGAGGATGAAGTGGCGGCCGAGATAGGAGCTGCGATCCGTGCCGCTGATGTGCGCTGTAAATTAAGGAACCTTAAAATGGCGGCCATCGGCCATACCCCCCAGGGCTTCGGCTTTGGCCGGGCCCTGGATGCGGAGCTTCTTCATACCTTCGGAGTGACGCTGGAGGCTATCGAGGCGAGAGAGCTGATCGAGAAGGCAAAGAGCTTTACGGATGAGGAGTGCGGTGAATATCTCAAAGAAGCAAAACAGTGGATGGTGGGGATGGAAGATACCCCTGAGAAAAATGTAAAAGATTTTGCCCGTCTCTACAAGGCATACAAAGACTATGTAGAAGAGAACGGGATCGGCGCCCTGTCTTCCCGCTGCTGGCCGGACTTTTTCACTTCCTTTGGGACGCCGGTATGTTCGGTGCTTTCCCTGCTCAACGCCGCCGGGATTTCGGCGAGCTGTGAATCCGACGTGTACGGGGCGCTGTCCATGTTCATCGGAAGCCAGTTGACCGGTAAGGCGGCATTCTTTGGGGATCCCGTCTCCATGGATGAAAAAGAGGGGACGATCACCTACTGGCACTGCGGCATGGCGGCCTGTTCCCTGGCCAGGAAGGATACGGGGGCCCAGGTGGGAGTGCATCCAAACAGGAAGATCGGCCCGACCATGGATTTCGGCTGCGAGGCCTGTGAGCATGTGACTGTGTTCCGCGTCGGCAGAAAGACGGACGGCACCTTCCGTTTCTTCATCTCGCAGGGTGAGGCGCTCGACAAACCGAAGCAGTTCTGCGGTACCTCCGTCGTGGTGAAGACGGAGAAGGCGGCAAAGGACGTTGTGTACGACAGCGTAAAAGAGGGATGGGAACCTCATTTTGTAGTGATTTACGGCGATGTGGCGTCGGAGCTTGAAAAACTGGCACACATGACGGGAGCGGAAATTTGCCGTTACTAA
- a CDS encoding sulfite exporter TauE/SafE family protein yields the protein MTNYILFLLIILFTNIIQGITGFAGTILAMPPSLMLVGYPVAKPVLNVLGLLSGIYVFAGKHRSVCWKELKKIVAVMAAGIIGGILIKGLFAGKEQVLYKILGVFIIFLSVQGIYTLKKGDGKDGKKAALAARERGKDSPALYLLLVLAGIVHGIFVSGGPLLIGYLTKKIPDKVSFRATISTVWIFLNGMILADDIRMGLWNAELVKIQLISIPFLLAGMFIGAKLYARMSQKLFMMITYLLLFISGVLLLVK from the coding sequence ATGACAAATTACATACTGTTTCTTCTTATCATATTATTCACCAACATCATCCAGGGAATCACCGGCTTCGCGGGTACCATTCTCGCCATGCCGCCCAGCCTGATGCTGGTGGGATATCCGGTAGCCAAACCGGTGCTCAACGTGCTGGGGCTTTTATCAGGGATTTACGTCTTTGCCGGTAAACACAGGAGCGTCTGCTGGAAGGAATTAAAAAAGATTGTGGCCGTCATGGCGGCGGGCATTATCGGAGGGATTCTGATCAAAGGGCTGTTTGCAGGCAAAGAACAGGTTCTTTATAAGATTCTCGGAGTCTTTATCATTTTTCTGTCCGTTCAGGGAATTTACACACTGAAAAAGGGAGACGGAAAAGACGGGAAGAAAGCGGCTTTAGCAGCGCGGGAGAGGGGTAAAGATTCACCGGCGCTGTATCTGCTGCTGGTGCTGGCCGGTATCGTGCACGGGATTTTTGTATCGGGAGGCCCGCTTTTAATCGGCTATCTGACGAAAAAGATACCGGACAAGGTGAGCTTCAGGGCCACCATCTCCACGGTCTGGATTTTTTTAAACGGCATGATTCTGGCGGACGATATCAGGATGGGGCTGTGGAATGCGGAACTTGTGAAAATACAGCTGATTTCCATCCCGTTTCTGCTGGCCGGAATGTTTATCGGGGCAAAGCTCTATGCGAGGATGAGCCAGAAGCTGTTTATGATGATTACATATCTGCTGTTGTTTATTTCAGGGGTATTACTGTTGGTTAAGTAG
- a CDS encoding tripartite tricarboxylate transporter permease, translating to MGDLQQIILALHQVFTVGNLVIIFGGLVLGMIVGCIPGLSVTLGIILLLPLTYSFSSPDTAIISLLAVYVGGMYGGSISAITLNTPGTNSAIATTFDGYPLAKKGKVKKALDTSLFASTFGGLFSALLLLVCASFITKLVSKFASVEYFSMAILGISLIAGVSGDSLPKGIMSGLLGILMASIGADAVTGVMRFTFGIDALRYGIDMLPAMIALIALTQVVQKLRDFVLAEGKLDDMTKIDNEGLTLKEAKSILPACTRSSVIASILGAMPGVGGGVAQFMCYNECRRASKRPQDFGKGSLEGIAAAEASNNAVVGSAMIPLLTLGIPGDGVTALLLGAFILHGIQPGPNMFTKQGVIAYSIILGCLVANLFLYPIGLALTRAVAKIIQVRYTYLAPIIIIFCFAGAFAATGNTKELVLTAAILVFSYLLTILDISSTPMMLGMILADIMEMNFVTSMMSYDKDYLIFFKRPISCVILILTVILVVSMIRINKKVESLNQAQMEEMMKDQAERKA from the coding sequence ATGGGAGATTTACAGCAGATTATTCTCGCTTTACACCAGGTGTTTACCGTCGGTAACCTGGTAATTATTTTCGGAGGCCTGGTCCTGGGCATGATCGTGGGATGTATTCCCGGCCTTTCGGTTACCCTGGGCATTATCCTGCTTCTGCCGCTTACCTATTCGTTTTCATCCCCGGACACGGCGATTATTTCCCTTCTGGCCGTATATGTCGGAGGCATGTACGGCGGTTCAATCAGTGCCATTACGCTGAATACGCCGGGGACCAACTCGGCCATTGCCACGACGTTCGACGGGTATCCGCTGGCGAAAAAGGGCAAGGTGAAGAAAGCGCTGGACACCTCGTTATTTGCCTCCACCTTCGGCGGCCTGTTTTCAGCCCTGTTACTTCTGGTCTGCGCCTCGTTCATCACGAAGCTGGTGTCCAAATTCGCGTCGGTGGAGTACTTCTCGATGGCGATCCTGGGCATTTCCCTGATAGCCGGCGTCAGCGGCGACAGTCTTCCAAAGGGAATCATGTCGGGCCTTCTGGGCATCCTGATGGCGTCCATCGGAGCCGATGCGGTAACGGGTGTCATGCGGTTTACCTTCGGCATCGATGCCCTGCGGTACGGAATTGACATGCTGCCGGCCATGATCGCCCTGATTGCGCTGACCCAGGTGGTGCAGAAGCTGAGGGACTTTGTCCTGGCAGAGGGAAAACTGGACGATATGACGAAGATTGATAATGAAGGGCTGACGTTAAAAGAGGCCAAATCGATCCTTCCGGCCTGTACGCGTTCCTCCGTCATCGCCTCGATCCTGGGCGCAATGCCCGGCGTGGGCGGCGGTGTGGCCCAGTTTATGTGCTACAACGAATGCCGGAGAGCTTCCAAACGTCCCCAGGACTTCGGCAAGGGGAGCCTGGAAGGAATTGCGGCGGCAGAGGCCAGTAACAACGCGGTGGTAGGCTCGGCCATGATTCCCCTCCTGACCCTGGGAATTCCAGGTGACGGAGTTACGGCGCTGCTTCTCGGGGCCTTTATCCTGCACGGCATCCAGCCCGGACCCAATATGTTTACAAAACAGGGTGTAATCGCCTATTCCATCATCCTGGGCTGCCTTGTGGCCAACCTTTTCCTGTACCCCATCGGCCTGGCCCTCACCAGGGCGGTTGCTAAAATTATCCAGGTGCGCTATACCTACCTGGCTCCGATCATCATTATCTTCTGTTTTGCCGGCGCGTTTGCAGCCACTGGAAACACGAAGGAACTGGTGCTGACCGCGGCTATTCTGGTGTTCAGCTACCTGCTGACGATACTGGACATCTCGTCCACTCCAATGATGCTGGGAATGATCCTGGCGGATATTATGGAGATGAACTTTGTCACCAGTATGATGAGCTATGATAAAGATTACCTGATTTTCTTCAAACGGCCGATTTCCTGCGTCATTCTGATCCTCACCGTAATTCTGGTGGTTTCCATGATCCGGATTAATAAGAAGGTGGAATCATTAAACCAGGCGCAGATGGAAGAGATGATGAAGGATCAGGCGGAAAGAAAAGCCTGA
- a CDS encoding tripartite tricarboxylate transporter TctB family protein — MKFKIKTNFWSGILMGLFSIAMLAAMPSQVRLPMFDSGAPSPRIIPGICLVGTLICSVLLLIQSLVFKKERIIEFDWKKEKPCIIMIVLLCVFVALVINIGFIPGVVIIFPIILFYCGERKPFIYIFTVAAGIGIFFLFKYVFHVSLPGIPGLGG; from the coding sequence ATGAAATTTAAAATTAAAACCAACTTCTGGTCCGGAATCCTTATGGGGCTGTTCAGTATTGCGATGCTGGCTGCGATGCCGTCTCAGGTTCGTCTCCCCATGTTTGACTCCGGTGCACCCAGCCCGAGAATTATTCCGGGCATCTGTCTGGTGGGAACCCTGATCTGTTCGGTTTTGCTGCTGATACAGAGCCTGGTATTTAAAAAAGAAAGGATTATTGAATTCGACTGGAAAAAGGAAAAACCATGTATTATTATGATCGTCCTTCTCTGTGTCTTTGTGGCGCTGGTGATTAACATCGGATTTATTCCGGGCGTAGTTATTATTTTCCCGATTATTCTGTTTTACTGCGGGGAGCGCAAACCTTTTATCTATATCTTTACGGTTGCGGCAGGGATTGGAATCTTTTTTCTGTTTAAATATGTATTCCATGTATCGCTGCCTGGCATTCCGGGACTGGGAGGTTGA
- a CDS encoding tripartite tricarboxylate transporter substrate-binding protein, whose amino-acid sequence MKKRVLALAMAAAMAVSLAGCGSSGSGTAETKAASDGKTEAAADANAPAAGGSGQTIKIICPYGVGGTADAIARKYALVAGKVHPEYNFIVENMTGGDGFSAANWYTDQDPSTKDLLVYGFGVAYRHDLGKKYQTEVVDFDRNDIYPVADIDDRTWIMYAKPDATLADLLEKSKSGGIKMSGGNPLSDPHLALGSLIAQEGGKVMVVPYDGGAAQKKGLTDGEVDVFVGTTQAGQEDVEAGTMIPILAFSDKKFEGFTGPNGPIAVPGIAGDVKDPALNADVDYSGSILPAGGFVAVRTGADQAWIDEVAQISKDVWASPEYSDWIGEIMLNRFEVYGDDAKAFLEDGCAKALAAFETLSKQQ is encoded by the coding sequence ATGAAGAAAAGAGTATTAGCACTGGCGATGGCGGCGGCAATGGCAGTTTCACTGGCAGGCTGTGGAAGTTCCGGTTCGGGAACGGCGGAGACGAAAGCTGCTTCGGACGGCAAGACGGAGGCGGCTGCCGATGCAAATGCGCCGGCAGCAGGCGGAAGCGGCCAGACAATTAAGATTATCTGCCCTTACGGCGTAGGAGGAACGGCCGATGCCATTGCAAGAAAATATGCCCTGGTAGCAGGAAAAGTTCATCCGGAATACAATTTTATCGTTGAGAATATGACCGGTGGAGACGGATTCTCCGCGGCAAACTGGTATACGGACCAGGATCCTTCCACTAAAGATCTCCTGGTATACGGATTTGGTGTGGCGTACCGTCATGACCTGGGAAAGAAATACCAGACAGAGGTAGTGGATTTTGACAGAAATGATATCTACCCGGTTGCCGATATTGATGACAGAACCTGGATTATGTACGCAAAACCGGATGCCACGCTGGCAGACCTTCTCGAAAAGTCTAAATCAGGCGGTATCAAGATGTCCGGCGGCAACCCGTTATCAGATCCGCATCTGGCTCTCGGTTCCCTGATTGCCCAGGAGGGCGGTAAGGTGATGGTAGTTCCTTATGATGGCGGAGCCGCTCAGAAGAAAGGTTTGACGGACGGCGAAGTGGATGTGTTCGTAGGTACAACCCAGGCCGGACAGGAAGATGTGGAGGCAGGGACCATGATCCCGATCCTGGCATTTTCCGACAAGAAATTTGAAGGTTTTACAGGCCCCAACGGCCCGATTGCGGTTCCTGGAATTGCAGGCGATGTAAAAGATCCCGCCCTGAATGCCGACGTTGATTACAGCGGTTCGATTCTTCCGGCCGGAGGATTTGTAGCAGTCCGCACCGGAGCCGACCAGGCCTGGATCGATGAGGTAGCCCAGATTTCCAAAGACGTGTGGGCATCTCCGGAATACAGCGACTGGATTGGCGAGATTATGCTGAACCGGTTTGAAGTGTACGGCGATGACGCGAAAGCGTTCCTGGAAGACGGATGTGCAAAAGCCCTCGCTGCATTTGAAACTCTGAGCAAGCAGCAGTAA